AATTAAAGAAAGACAGAAGTGACTGAAGTGGGGGGAGGCGAAGATCTCCTGAGGGAGAAAACATGTTGCAGGAGGACAGCAAGCCAACCATCAAGTCAAGACTTTTAAAGAGATCTTCCATCTACAATGGAGCGTCGTAAATCACGGCCGGGCTATCGGGACAGTCCGCGAAAGGGGTTAGTAATTCGTAGACTGGAGAATAGTTCATCTGTTGGTCTGAATTCGTGGGGAAAAGGCCTGAGGTGTGTCGGGGTGCCATGGAGAACGCATGGACCAAATCTCGGCCAGCTGCTTCTCTGACGGGGGGCCATGGCTGGGGTCAGTGGTTGGTTCCGACTTGGCTTGATCTCTGCTAGTTTGCGCTCGATGTTTATACTATCAGGCTAGGTGATGGTCAAGACGTCAAACTATCCTGCAGCTGAGAATGTCTGGAGTGTAGATTAGAGACGAGTGCGATACTGAGGCGAGGTGCATGCTTGAAAGGGAGGGTGTTCGGTTACACGTTCGATGCCACATGGCAAATGGGTGAGATGAACCATGAACCAACAAGCTCAGGCACGACCAGATCTTGGGGACGCTGCGGTGCTTTCATCAACCGAGGCCTCGGCACATTCCGCTGTAGCTGTAACCCGTAATCATATAACGAGCCCGCTGCCCACTTCTTTTGTGATGAATCGCATTTCGTTATGGTCAGCAGAAATGTTGCGCTGCGGCTTCCCCGGAACCGGAAAGTCTTATCGTGACCTTGtcgtcaaggacaaggctaTTATTGTTTTACAACGTGGAATCAAAAAATAGACACAGTTTCTTCCAAGACGCCGGCGTCGACCCCCACACAGAAGCGATaaactttttctttttctgcgCGCCGAAGAGGCTGGCCAAGGGTCGTCATTATGcgagggatgaggatgaatAAGATTGGTGTGCTTACCCAGGGTTGATAGTGGGAAAGACCGGCCCCCACTCAGTGACCCTGGTTTTCTACGTAGCTTGTTTCCGCCTGGATCGTGGAGCGCCCGGGAACACTGGGGGCCGTTCCTAGCCTCGCTAGCCTCAGCCGCAAGGGTTCTTTTGTTCTTTGCCAAACAGCGCGATCCAACGTCGTCCATATCACGTCACACACGATATTGCAACCTGCGGTGCCAGAACACTCGAGAAAAAGCAACCGTCAACCAGAGAGAGACACTGTTCAACATTCGAGGAGAATGCCTCTCTCTTATCAGCAATTCTCTCGTTGCCTTCAATAGTTCACAATATGCAGCCAAATCACCCAGCAGTCACCCAGTCACCCAGTCACCCAGTCACCCAGTCACCCAGTTTGGTGAGAGACAGGGAAGGGCCCACCATCTTGCAGTTTGCCGGGGGCAGACTCAAATCTAACCATGCATCATCCCCGGAGCGAGCGCCGCACCTGGAAACAAACCCCGCAGTTGCCCGCCCTTCTCGtccgccaacaccaacggcgTCGTGAGCGTCCAATCCACTCTGATCGTGGCagctcatcgccatcatccaAAGTGGAGGCCCGAGGCGACGATCCCGCCTTCCGGAAGGGGGCACTTCCCCTCGGCCACCTTCCCGGATGAGTGATTTTTGATTAATGGCCCTAATTTGGGGGCGTCGAGCTCGAGCCTGCTAGTTGCTGCTGAGAGGAAGGAAGAGGTAAGGGGCAGAATAGACAGAAGGAAGGGGCAGAAGGACACTCCCACCGCCGGCACTTCAAAAAGATTCGCTACCATACCATGGAAACCCTGACTCGAACACGAAAGAAGACGAGGCGATCGGATGGATGATCCCGTGGCattcttctcaacctccaTGGGCCGATCCTGTGATAGAAACTCGGTGTACTCCACTGACCACGACAACAGTGTGCCACTCGCATCAACTGTGGCAGCCAAGCAGCCATGCTCACTGTTTCTTGAAAAAAACACCCCCCCGTGATCCCCTACACGCACATCCCGCGCAGTGGTATCTgaggtggctctccttgaTCTTCGCGGCCTTGAAGAGCCCAGCGTGTGGCGCACCCTCGGCCAACGCACCGATTGGTGAATAGACAAACACCCCCAGAGCAAGAGACCCGAAACCCCTGCCAAGTGACCGACTTCTCTTTCCCAGAGAGCATGATGCAACGCTTTCTGCATGGTTTCTGAATTCGATTCGGGCCTGCCGTTACAACAGTGGCAGAATCCCCTGCCCGCTTGCTGCGTTGCCTTGACCTCTCTCCTAAACCTGCTACCTAGCATAGATTGTATAGGTCCAAGGGGGCGTCAATATTCGTCTCTGATACAGAGAAACATGCACATACCACCTCGAGGATAGCACGCTTGTACGGTGTAtatccctcctcctgcctccccGAGACGTCGTGGGTTTCGAGGGCCTCGTCTGAACTTTCGTCTCGTCTTGTCTCGTCTCGTCTCGTCTCGTTTCGTCTTGTCTCGTCTCGTCTCTGGTTCTCGACGCTCTCCGTCCGACGTGCAGATCAACCACCATCTCTGGTCTCGAACCCTCCCGAAATCGTCAGTCAACATGGGCTGGACATTCAACACCAGGGACCCGGATGCCCCTACCATTGGACCGTTGATCACTGGAGTTTCAGCTGCTCTCACCTTTGTCTCTCTCATGACGGTATGTCTCCGGGTCTATGTTCGGGCTGCCATGATCAAAGCCTTCGGTGTCGGTAAGACTCCCACGCGAGATTTGGATGTGTCGATATCGCCTCTAACCTAGTTGTCCACTCACAGATGACTACCTAATTCTCATCACTTGGGTGTGTGCGGCTGGCTTTGCCGTCGTCACCATTGTTCGTGAGTATCCTCGAAGAAGAAACACCAAGCagcgaagaagaaaagaaaagcacTAACATCTCGGCTGTCCAGAAACAAAATGGGGCCTGGGTCTACGGAACATTGATGACTTGCCCCCCGAAAATATTTATAACTTTGGGCTTGTCAGTgtgccaccatcaacctaGCAAAGAAAATCATCATGAGGCTaaccgccatcaccaacagaTTCAATACATGGGCGCACCATTCTACATCAGCAGTATCTTGGGCTTCAAACTAGCCCTGCTGTTCTCCTACCTTCGCTTCATCCCTAAGGGTATCTACCGATACATGACCATTGGCGTCATCGTCGCCTGCTGTCTCTTCCACCTTTCTTTTCTCATCGTTCAGATCAACCTCTGCCAGCCAATCGCTTTACAATGGGACCCAACCATCACAGAAGGATCCTGCATCAAGGGAGTGCCCTTCTACACCAGCATggcctccctcaccatcgtCTTTGACGTTATTGTGTAAGGCCCTCTtccctccaacccagcctAGACCCGTCACTGACTGTTTTTCCCCTGTAGTAtgctcacccccttccccgtcctcgTCAAATCCCGCATCCAAAACCGCAAAaagctcgtcctcctcggcctctttGGTCTCGGCctcttcatcaccgtcaTCCAAATCATCCGCATCCAAACCGTCAAGCAATTGGCCAACTACCTCGACTCGGCCCCGTTGATCCTCTGGTCCGCCGTGGAAAACAATCTCGGTATCATCGTCGCCAACGTGCCCACCCTCGCCCCGCTGGTCAAGTACTACAATGAGAAATCCACCGGTGGAGGAAGTGGTCTCCGCTCCAAGAAGACTGGTTACGCCTCCCAGGACGTCGGCTCGAGATATGCGATGAGGACGTGGAAGAGCAACAGGTCCAAGGCGTTGGAATTGGGCAGTGTGCATGATGCTACGGACGGGAGTTTTGAGGGGCATGTGATGAAGGGGAATACCAGCACCGAGATGATTTTGGATCATGAGGGGATTacgaagaaggtggaggttgttATTACTCGCAACTAGGGGACTGACAACTGGGGGGGTTTTTGCTGGATATACtga
The sequence above is a segment of the Podospora pseudocomata strain CBS 415.72m chromosome 2 map unlocalized CBS415.72m_2, whole genome shotgun sequence genome. Coding sequences within it:
- a CDS encoding uncharacterized protein (EggNog:ENOG503P3SU; COG:S); translated protein: MGWTFNTRDPDAPTIGPLITGVSAALTFVSLMTVCLRVYVRAAMIKAFGVDDYLILITWVCAAGFAVVTIVQTKWGLGLRNIDDLPPENIYNFGLIQYMGAPFYISSILGFKLALLFSYLRFIPKGIYRYMTIGVIVACCLFHLSFLIVQINLCQPIALQWDPTITEGSCIKGVPFYTSMASLTIVFDVIVMLTPFPVLVKSRIQNRKKLVLLGLFGLGLFITVIQIIRIQTVKQLANYLDSAPLILWSAVENNLGIIVANVPTLAPLVKYYNEKSTGGGSGLRSKKTGYASQDVGSRYAMRTWKSNRSKALELGSVHDATDGSFEGHVMKGNTSTEMILDHEGITKKVEVVITRN